One window of the Trifolium pratense cultivar HEN17-A07 linkage group LG2, ARS_RC_1.1, whole genome shotgun sequence genome contains the following:
- the LOC123904036 gene encoding uncharacterized protein LOC123904036: MNQRKVLVEGMRKAGQLNLFRGFSIGSEPIVIYHLQYADDTLCIGETSVENLWTLKAILRGFELTSGLKVNFWKSGLIGINVPSAFLSMACTFLNCRLDSIPFKYLGLPIGANPKSLSTWDPLVEHLRNRLCSWRNKHISLGGRVVMINAVLNAIPVFYLSFLKMPRKVWKKVVRIQREFLWGGVRGGNKINWVRWSVVCKEKKKGGLGVRDIRLVNISLLSKWRWRLLSPGRSLWKEVLVARYGNHIIHNVDWSGNRFPISASSWWKDICSLDKVVESKNWLVESVIRKLELRVEDVLEEDARIIFEKIWESPAPSKVIAFSWQLLYDRIPTRSNLEIRWMLITNKPWECVGCVGSVESSTHLFLHYPSALMVWYEVFRWLGVVIVIPPSLSLLFKVLRGVGRNEKIQKGFVMIWHATLWSLWKARNDSIFANGLYNPKVIVDEVKVLSWKWFVARLKVPPCL, from the exons CGGATGATACGTTGTGTATCGGGGAGACGTCGGTGGAGAATTTGTGGACCCTAAAGGCTATTCTTAGAGGGTTTGAATTGACTTCCGGTCTCAAAGTCAATTTTTGGAAGAGTGGGCTCATTGGGATTAATGTTCCCTCGGCGTTTTTGTCAATGGCTTGTACTTTCCTTAATTGTAGGCTTGACTCAATTCCTTTCAAGTACCTTGGGCTCCCAATTGGGGCGAATCCGAAAAGTTTGTCGACTTGGGATCCTTTAGTGGAGCATCTTCGGAATCGGTTATGTTCTTGGCGGAATAAACATATTAGTCTTGGAGGTAGAGTTGTGATGATTAATGCGGTGTTGAACGCAATTCCAGTTTTTTACCTATCCTTTTTAAAGATGCCGAGGAAAGTGTGGAAGAAAGTAGTGCGTATTCAAAGGGAGTTCCTTTGGGGAGGGGTGAGAGGTGGTAATAAGATTAATTGGGTTCGGTGGTCGGTGGTGtgtaaagagaaaaagaagggAGGATTAGGGGTTAGGGATATTCGGCTTGTTAATATTAGCCTGTTATCTAAGTGGCGTTGGCGTCTTCTTTCTCCGGGGAGATCGCTTTGGAAGGAGGTCCTTGTGGCTAGATATGGTAATCATATTATCCATAATGTTGATTGGAGCGGGAATAGATTTCCTATTTCGGCGTCTTCTTGGTGGAAGGATATATGCTCTCTCGATAAGGTTGTGGAGTCTAAGAATTGGCTTGTAGAGTCGGTGATCCGGAAATTGG AACTAAGGGTGGAGGATGTTTTAGAAGAAGATGCAAGAattatttttgagaaaatttgGGAGAGTCCAGCACCTTCAAAAGTCATTGCTTTTTCATGGCAACTCCTCTATGATCGGATCCCTACTAGAAGTAATCTTGAGATTCGGTGGATGCTTATTACGAATAAACCTTGGGAGTGTGTGGGGTGTGTTGGTAGTGTTGAATCTTCTACTCACCTTTTTTTGCATTATCCTAGTGCTTTAATGGTGTGGTACGAGGTGTTTAGGTGGCTTGGAGTGGTGATTGTGATTCCTCCTTCTCTCTCTTTGTTGTTCAAGGTGCTTAGAGGAGTTGGTCGAAATGAGAAGATCCAGAAAGGATTTGTGATGATTTGGCATGCTACCCTTTGGTCCCTTTGGAAGGCGCGAAATGATTCTATTTTTGCGAATGGATTGTATAATCCCAAGGTAATTGTAGATGAGGTTAAGGTATTAAGTTGGAAATGGTTTGTAGCAAGATTGAAAGTGCCTCCTTGTTTGTAA